In Asterias rubens chromosome 15, eAstRub1.3, whole genome shotgun sequence, a genomic segment contains:
- the LOC117300388 gene encoding tRNA N(3)-methylcytidine methyltransferase METTL2-like isoform X2, protein MATEKTEETMCATEDDRRPQFGNRFLTDSDKVFQHNAWDNVVWSEEQMQDAQKKVEANSSEFMNQEQQEKLQKEADNQWDGFYSQHQNRFFKDRHWLFTEFPELAKTSATTSQDELVQTAPDAKPTILNSDPSSEESVSPLRNSESVGKENEGAAISSGATANSESVPVSQIACRSTKEGVIQDSQSGVNVVDCSVNERTCGDSTNRLDVADSERFPGWDARTRILEVGCGVGNTIFPILQSNIDPGLFVYGCDFSSVAIDIVKQHPDFNPKRCHAFVYDVTDSGAALPFPEGSLDTIILIFVLSAIHPEKMQKSINKLARCLKPGGLILLRDYGRYDLAQLRFKKGRCLSDHFYARGDGTLVYFFTQDELRTLFTKAGLHEVQNIVDHRLQVNRGRQLTMYRVWMQCKYRKPLSTSQLADVDKS, encoded by the exons ATGGCCACCGAGAAAACAGAGGAAACCATGTGTGCGACAGAAGATGACCGCAGACCCCAGTTTGGCAACAGATTTCTGACTGATTCCGATAAAGTCTTCCAGCACAATGCTTG GGATAACGTCGTTTGGAGCGAGGAGCAGATGCAGGATGCACAGAAGAAGGTGGAAGCCAACTCTAGTGAATTTATGAATCAGGAACAGCAAG agaAACTGCAGAAAGAAGCCGACAACCAGTGGGATGGTTTCTATTCTCAGCACCAGAATCGCTTCTTCAAGGATCGTCACTGGCTCTTCACCGAGTTCCCTGAGCTGGCTAAGACATCGGCAACGACCTCGCAAGATGAACTAGTACAGACCGCCCCAGATGCAAAACCTACCATTCTCAATTCAGATCCAAGTTCAGAGGAATCGGTGAGTCCGTTAAGAAACTCGGAAAGTGTCGGGAAGGAGAATGAAGGAGCGGCAATTTCAAGTGGAGCTACAGCAAACTCTGAGTCGGTCCCCGTGAGTCAAATAGCTTGTAGATCCACTAAAGAAGGCGTGATACAAGACTCTCAAAGTGGAGTGAATGTTGTTGATTGTTCTGTTAATGAGAGAACTTGTGGAGACTCCACCAATCGGCTAGATGTTGCCGACAGCGAGAGGTTTCCTGGCTGGGATGCCAGGACTCGGATCCTGGAGGTGGGGTGTGGAGTTGGCAACACCATCTTCCCGATTCTACAGTCCAATAT TGAtccaggtttgtttgtttatgggTGTGACTTCTCCAGTGTGGCAATAGATATCGTCAAG CAACATCCCGACTTCAACCCAAAGCGATGTCATGCCTTTGTGTACGACGTCACAGACAGCGGCGCAGCTTTGCCCTTTCCAGAGGGTAGTCTCGACACAATCATCCTCATATTTGTCCTGTCTGCCATTCATCCGGAAAA GATGCAGAAGTCTATCAACAAACTAGCGAGGTGTTTGAAGCCAGGCGGGCTGATCTTACTGAGGGATTACGGGAGATATGATCTGGCTCAGCTCCGCTTCAAGAAAG GTCGCTGTCTCTCGGATCATTTTTATGCTAGAGGTGACGGAACCCTGGTCTATTTCTTCACTCAAG ATGAGCTCCGAACTCTCTTTACCAAAGCGGGTCTTCATGAAGTGCAGAACATCGTCGATCACAGATTGCAGGTCAACCGTGGTCGCCAGCTAACAATGTACAGAGTCTGGATGCAGTGTAAATACCGCAAACCGCTGAGTACCAGCCAACTGGCAGATGTGGACAAATCATGA
- the LOC117299965 gene encoding RNA-binding protein 45-like isoform X2 has protein sequence MSSRSESYYGGGWSDQPGPTSDRDDDRDRGGRFAGFAGRDRDRGGGDRGSGRVDMDKPPNSRLFIVCGRNHTETELKEHFERFGTIDDVWLVKNRSTNESKGVAYIKYAKASEAAIAMEETDNKCIGSDPKPLKVLIANSRRSGSKQDIDGQKELMRIFIMVPKIYTDDDVREKFQAYGEIDHINLLKDRRSGENKGFAYVKFRKVSSAAVAIESCDRGFKAILAEPKGHRNRDEPIPSQMHESTFTGGGGFRPDSAFDPRSNFAPPAVGGGFHAYEPNSYHHPAAVTDPQISPKLYVVVNGSVTENQLRALFDLVPGLEYCDLRQERGDFGVKGIAYVRYSTAVSAVYAKQKLDRFEYPPSCPLSVKFVEEPGSPTDTVRAQVQQGQAQLPSYTMDPTMLRLPAQQPLVHIDSECMERLFIVCNPVAPPPSVLTDIFCRFGNLIECYMLNNRNFGYAKYADKSSALKAIEMIHGQEVSGIRFKVMVADPQTNDTRKRPRTT, from the exons ATGTCGTCACGCAGTGAATCTTACTACGGTGGCGGATGGTCAGATCAGCCCGGCCCGACCAGCGATCGCGACGATGATCGTGATCGAGGGGGGCGATTCGCAGGGTTCGCCGGTCGTGATCGGGACCGTGGAGGTGGCGACAGGGGCTCTGGGCGAGTCGACATGGATAAACCTCCAAATAGCCG ACTTTTTATTGTCTGCGGGAGGAACCATACAGAGACTGAACTCAAGGAGCATTTTGAGCGATTTGGCACGATCGACGATGTCTGGCTTGTGAAGAACAGATCGACCAATGAGAGCAAGGGTGTGGCGTATATTAAATACGCCAAAGCGTCGGAGGCAGCAATCGCTATGGAGGAAACTGATAATAAGTGTATTGGGTCTGATCCTAAACCTCTAAAG GTGTTGATCGCAAACTCAAGACGCTCTGGGAGTAAACAGGACATTGATGGACAGAAAGAACTGATGCGTATCTTCATCATGGTCCCCAAGATCTACACAGACGATGATGTTCGGGAAAAATTCCaag CTTATGGAGAAATCGACCACATCAATCTACTCAAAGACAGAAGGTCGGGAGAGAATAAGGGATTTGCTTACGTCAAATTCCGCAAAGTGTCCAGTGCAGCAGTCGCTATAGAGAGCTGTGATCGAG GTTTCAAAGCGATCTTGGCTGAACCTAAGGGGCACCGGAATCGAGATGAACCCATACCCAGCCAGATGCACGAGTCGACTTTCACCGGCGGTGGTGGTTTCCGGCCAGACTCGGCCTTCGATCCCAGATCCAACTTTGCACCGCCGGCCGTGGGCGGTGGCTTCCATGCGTACGAACCGAACTCATATCACCATCCTGCGGCAG TGACAGATCCGCAGATCTCTCCAAAGCTTTACGTTGTCGTCAACGGGAGTGTCACAGAGAATcaactgagggcgctgtttgatcTGGTCCCCGGATTGGAGTACTGCGACCTGAGACAAGAAAGGGGGGACTTTGGGGTCAAAG GAATTGCGTATGTACGTTACAGCACTGCAGTTTCAGCGGTCTACGCTAAGCAAAAGTTGGACCGGTTTGAGTACCCGCCTAGCTGCCCGCTGTCGGTGAAATTTGTTGAGGAGCCCGGGTCTCCCACCGACACTGT ACGAGCTCAGGTGCAGCAGGGCCAAGCACAATTACCTAGCTACACCATGGATCCGACCATGCTTCGGCTCCCAGCACAACAACCCCTCGTACACATCGACTC TGAGTGCATGGAGAGACTGTTCATCGTTTGTAACCCCGTCGCACCGCCGCCGTCGGTTCTAACCGATATCTTCTGCCGATTCGGGAACCTGATAGAGTGCTACATGTTGAACAATCGGAACTTTGGCTATGCCAAGTATGCAG ATAAGAGTAGCGCCCTCAAGGCTATCGAGATGATTCACGGCCAAGAGGTATCGGGTATCCGCTTTAAGGTAATGGTGGCCGACCCGCAAACCAACGACACCCGCAAACGCCCTCGCACGACCTGA
- the LOC117299965 gene encoding RNA-binding protein 45-like isoform X1, translated as MSSRSESYYGGGWSDQPGPTSDRDDDRDRGGRFAGFAGRDRDRGGGDRGSGRVDMDKPPNSRLFIVCGRNHTETELKEHFERFGTIDDVWLVKNRSTNESKGVAYIKYAKASEAAIAMEETDNKCIGSDPKPLKVLIANSRRSGSKQDIDGQKELMRIFIMVPKIYTDDDVREKFQAYGEIDHINLLKDRRSGENKGFAYVKFRKVSSAAVAIESCDRGFKAILAEPKGHRNRDEPIPSQMHESTFTGGGGFRPDSAFDPRSNFAPPAVGGGFHAYEPNSYHHPAAAVTDPQISPKLYVVVNGSVTENQLRALFDLVPGLEYCDLRQERGDFGVKGIAYVRYSTAVSAVYAKQKLDRFEYPPSCPLSVKFVEEPGSPTDTVRAQVQQGQAQLPSYTMDPTMLRLPAQQPLVHIDSECMERLFIVCNPVAPPPSVLTDIFCRFGNLIECYMLNNRNFGYAKYADKSSALKAIEMIHGQEVSGIRFKVMVADPQTNDTRKRPRTT; from the exons ATGTCGTCACGCAGTGAATCTTACTACGGTGGCGGATGGTCAGATCAGCCCGGCCCGACCAGCGATCGCGACGATGATCGTGATCGAGGGGGGCGATTCGCAGGGTTCGCCGGTCGTGATCGGGACCGTGGAGGTGGCGACAGGGGCTCTGGGCGAGTCGACATGGATAAACCTCCAAATAGCCG ACTTTTTATTGTCTGCGGGAGGAACCATACAGAGACTGAACTCAAGGAGCATTTTGAGCGATTTGGCACGATCGACGATGTCTGGCTTGTGAAGAACAGATCGACCAATGAGAGCAAGGGTGTGGCGTATATTAAATACGCCAAAGCGTCGGAGGCAGCAATCGCTATGGAGGAAACTGATAATAAGTGTATTGGGTCTGATCCTAAACCTCTAAAG GTGTTGATCGCAAACTCAAGACGCTCTGGGAGTAAACAGGACATTGATGGACAGAAAGAACTGATGCGTATCTTCATCATGGTCCCCAAGATCTACACAGACGATGATGTTCGGGAAAAATTCCaag CTTATGGAGAAATCGACCACATCAATCTACTCAAAGACAGAAGGTCGGGAGAGAATAAGGGATTTGCTTACGTCAAATTCCGCAAAGTGTCCAGTGCAGCAGTCGCTATAGAGAGCTGTGATCGAG GTTTCAAAGCGATCTTGGCTGAACCTAAGGGGCACCGGAATCGAGATGAACCCATACCCAGCCAGATGCACGAGTCGACTTTCACCGGCGGTGGTGGTTTCCGGCCAGACTCGGCCTTCGATCCCAGATCCAACTTTGCACCGCCGGCCGTGGGCGGTGGCTTCCATGCGTACGAACCGAACTCATATCACCATCCTGCGGCAG CAGTGACAGATCCGCAGATCTCTCCAAAGCTTTACGTTGTCGTCAACGGGAGTGTCACAGAGAATcaactgagggcgctgtttgatcTGGTCCCCGGATTGGAGTACTGCGACCTGAGACAAGAAAGGGGGGACTTTGGGGTCAAAG GAATTGCGTATGTACGTTACAGCACTGCAGTTTCAGCGGTCTACGCTAAGCAAAAGTTGGACCGGTTTGAGTACCCGCCTAGCTGCCCGCTGTCGGTGAAATTTGTTGAGGAGCCCGGGTCTCCCACCGACACTGT ACGAGCTCAGGTGCAGCAGGGCCAAGCACAATTACCTAGCTACACCATGGATCCGACCATGCTTCGGCTCCCAGCACAACAACCCCTCGTACACATCGACTC TGAGTGCATGGAGAGACTGTTCATCGTTTGTAACCCCGTCGCACCGCCGCCGTCGGTTCTAACCGATATCTTCTGCCGATTCGGGAACCTGATAGAGTGCTACATGTTGAACAATCGGAACTTTGGCTATGCCAAGTATGCAG ATAAGAGTAGCGCCCTCAAGGCTATCGAGATGATTCACGGCCAAGAGGTATCGGGTATCCGCTTTAAGGTAATGGTGGCCGACCCGCAAACCAACGACACCCGCAAACGCCCTCGCACGACCTGA
- the LOC117300388 gene encoding tRNA N(3)-methylcytidine methyltransferase METTL2-like isoform X1: MASIEKLIHRLGWLSIPRWRIKVHFQRKSLVSYPCRHYDGVHHKLWDNVVWSEEQMQDAQKKVEANSSEFMNQEQQEKLQKEADNQWDGFYSQHQNRFFKDRHWLFTEFPELAKTSATTSQDELVQTAPDAKPTILNSDPSSEESVSPLRNSESVGKENEGAAISSGATANSESVPVSQIACRSTKEGVIQDSQSGVNVVDCSVNERTCGDSTNRLDVADSERFPGWDARTRILEVGCGVGNTIFPILQSNIDPGLFVYGCDFSSVAIDIVKQHPDFNPKRCHAFVYDVTDSGAALPFPEGSLDTIILIFVLSAIHPEKMQKSINKLARCLKPGGLILLRDYGRYDLAQLRFKKGRCLSDHFYARGDGTLVYFFTQDELRTLFTKAGLHEVQNIVDHRLQVNRGRQLTMYRVWMQCKYRKPLSTSQLADVDKS, from the exons ATGGCATCAATTGAAAAACTGATTCATAGACTAGGATGGCTGTCTATTCCTCGTTGGCGAATCAAAGttcattttcaaagaaaatcGCTGGTTTCCTACCCCTGTAGGCACTATGATGGCGTACACCACAAGTTGTG GGATAACGTCGTTTGGAGCGAGGAGCAGATGCAGGATGCACAGAAGAAGGTGGAAGCCAACTCTAGTGAATTTATGAATCAGGAACAGCAAG agaAACTGCAGAAAGAAGCCGACAACCAGTGGGATGGTTTCTATTCTCAGCACCAGAATCGCTTCTTCAAGGATCGTCACTGGCTCTTCACCGAGTTCCCTGAGCTGGCTAAGACATCGGCAACGACCTCGCAAGATGAACTAGTACAGACCGCCCCAGATGCAAAACCTACCATTCTCAATTCAGATCCAAGTTCAGAGGAATCGGTGAGTCCGTTAAGAAACTCGGAAAGTGTCGGGAAGGAGAATGAAGGAGCGGCAATTTCAAGTGGAGCTACAGCAAACTCTGAGTCGGTCCCCGTGAGTCAAATAGCTTGTAGATCCACTAAAGAAGGCGTGATACAAGACTCTCAAAGTGGAGTGAATGTTGTTGATTGTTCTGTTAATGAGAGAACTTGTGGAGACTCCACCAATCGGCTAGATGTTGCCGACAGCGAGAGGTTTCCTGGCTGGGATGCCAGGACTCGGATCCTGGAGGTGGGGTGTGGAGTTGGCAACACCATCTTCCCGATTCTACAGTCCAATAT TGAtccaggtttgtttgtttatgggTGTGACTTCTCCAGTGTGGCAATAGATATCGTCAAG CAACATCCCGACTTCAACCCAAAGCGATGTCATGCCTTTGTGTACGACGTCACAGACAGCGGCGCAGCTTTGCCCTTTCCAGAGGGTAGTCTCGACACAATCATCCTCATATTTGTCCTGTCTGCCATTCATCCGGAAAA GATGCAGAAGTCTATCAACAAACTAGCGAGGTGTTTGAAGCCAGGCGGGCTGATCTTACTGAGGGATTACGGGAGATATGATCTGGCTCAGCTCCGCTTCAAGAAAG GTCGCTGTCTCTCGGATCATTTTTATGCTAGAGGTGACGGAACCCTGGTCTATTTCTTCACTCAAG ATGAGCTCCGAACTCTCTTTACCAAAGCGGGTCTTCATGAAGTGCAGAACATCGTCGATCACAGATTGCAGGTCAACCGTGGTCGCCAGCTAACAATGTACAGAGTCTGGATGCAGTGTAAATACCGCAAACCGCTGAGTACCAGCCAACTGGCAGATGTGGACAAATCATGA